GCATAAACACTTGCCTCAGAAGGTCCTACTGGGCTCCCCCGTCTAATAAATTTTCCTTCCTTGAATATGTAAAGCATAGGAATGCCCGTAGACAGCTCGAGGCTTATTACCTGAAGGGACAAAGTCTCATTCCCACATTCAACATAATGCAACTCGTTTTTTGGGGGGTTTTATTTaaagaaaagaacaaaagaaaacaaagccGGTACCTCCTGAGAAGTTAATTTGTCCAGATGCATTATAATTGAACGAAGTGAATTCCCGTGTGCAGCAACCATTACATGTTTTCCAGCCACAAGTTGAGGAACAAtctataggaaaaaaaaatgttcaggtCCTAAATTTGATGAGCTAGCACAATAGAAACAAAAGTAAACATATAGTGTACAATGgagcaattaattaattaattcagTATATATAACACCCTCATCATAGCTTTAGGAACTCATGATAAGGAAGCTCTTGATAGTATAGTAACACAAATAGTTAGTACCAAAAAGGATATAGTAACCCAAGTAAATATTGCATCATTCAATTAATGTTGGCATAAGTTTATGGCATCACCTGCTCTTTGAAATAAGCAACAGCTCTCTCAGCGCACATTTCTAGGCTTTCACCATTTGGGGGAGGAATATCGTAACTGCGCCGCCATTCATGAACTTGTTCTTGACCAAATAGATCTGCAGTTTCTTGTTTATTAAGGCCTTGCAATTCACCATACCTAGAAAATGTCATGGGATGTTTCAAGGAAAAATCTATGAAACAACTATTATGAATTATATAATGCTAATTTAAGGATAAGCAGGAGAAACTATTACATTCTTTCATTCAATTGCCAAGCTGTTATAACAGGAATGGActgtttctttgtttcttcaCTGTATATCTGACTCCACCTGTGAGCTTGTTCACTCTCATTATGCATGATGATTGGAATCTGTAAATAAATATACATCAATATAATTTGTCAGCGCAGTTGGTACACAAGATGGAAGAAATTATCAAAACGTTTAACAAAGGAAATGGTGCACAACCTTCTTGCGCCGATGCTGCATCATGGCAAGCATTGCAGTCATCTGAGCACGAATCAGCGATGAAGTATATATCACATCGATCGGGATATTGCAAATTCTTTTGCCTGCCTCAATCGCCTCCTCAACCCCCTTTGGTGTCAGGGGCACATCGACGCAACCAGTAAACAGATTTTTCTCGTTCCACAGCGATTCACCATGCCGAATCAATATAAGAGCACTTTCACCTGCAATGACAGAGATAACAGCTTTACAGAGCCATTTTTATGCCCCAAAGAAACTAATAATAGGTAACCACTAAAAGAGTTGATTCCAATGAAATTTGCATAGTTACTTGATTTCCTGGGGGTGTGGCCATTGTTGCCATCCGATGGTAGCTGAACCGGCTCAACAACAGAAGATTGCGAGCCCGAGGCGCAAGCTAAACCGAGTTTCTGGCTGCCAGAACGGCGACTTCCTTCATAAACCAAGCGCACATTGCCCGTCCTCTTCTCGAATCTAGAGTTCTGGGCACTCCGCCGGTAGGATTGTGTAGATGCTAGAGCATGATGAGATACAGCCCCGGCCATTCTATACCAAGAACAAACAAGCAGTTAGTCACTAGTCAGATGGCTGTACTTGCGTAAGGAATTCAGGGAAAAGATTGAGTAAATTTTCAGTTATTTTTATCATGGAACAGATTGCATTAGCCCCTTTATTCGACCATTTAGCCATGGATCAAACTATTCCTGAAACCCAAATAAGAGTGACGACCACTTTTCTGCCTTTGTTCCCAAGAGAACACAGGAATAACAAAAACGCATCATCAACAGAAAAAAGAAGGAACCGAATCCTCCAAGAAGCGCACCTCAAGAACTCAATGCGGCACCAGGATGATGGAACAGGGTGCCCCCTCTTATAGCTCTGGTTCTTGGAAACCTGGACTCCAAGAACTCGGCGAAACCAAGTGCAGAGCACGTCGGAGAGATCTAGAGCTCTGGGGGGTGGAGGGGATCGCCGGGAGCAACGAGGAAACCGAAGAAGAAGACAAGGGAAAAAGGTTGTTGGTTCTCCGGCTGGTCCCTTTCCCAAGCTCTTCGGCAGGTGCGTGcgtgtttgtttgtttgtttggttcCTGCCCGTGGTGGCTGTTCTATTTGAAGTGGCAAGAAGACGATTGGCCATTATTTTTGTGTGCGAAACATGTTTCAGGCT
Above is a genomic segment from Setaria viridis chromosome 4, Setaria_viridis_v4.0, whole genome shotgun sequence containing:
- the LOC117851897 gene encoding 2,3-bisphosphoglycerate-dependent phosphoglycerate mutase 1 → MANRLLATSNRTATTGRNQTNKQTRTHLPKSLGKGPAGEPTTFFPCLLLRFPRCSRRSPPPPRALDLSDVLCTWFRRVLGVQVSKNQSYKRGHPVPSSWCRIEFLRMAGAVSHHALASTQSYRRSAQNSRFEKRTGNVRLVYEGSRRSGSQKLGLACASGSQSSVVEPVQLPSDGNNGHTPRKSSESALILIRHGESLWNEKNLFTGCVDVPLTPKGVEEAIEAGKRICNIPIDVIYTSSLIRAQMTAMLAMMQHRRKKIPIIMHNESEQAHRWSQIYSEETKKQSIPVITAWQLNERMYGELQGLNKQETADLFGQEQVHEWRRSYDIPPPNGESLEMCAERAVAYFKEQIVPQLVAGKHVMVAAHGNSLRSIIMHLDKLTSQEVISLELSTGIPMLYIFKEGKFIRRGSPVGPSEASVYAYTRTLAKYRQKLDSMVQ